The Malus domestica chromosome 08, GDT2T_hap1 genomic interval CAGTGCATCGTGTCCTATTCATAGTTCATACTTAAATGGCGTAATATGATTAATAGTTTCCGTAGTGATATGATAATCAGAAGAtagtttttaatgtaaaaaaattagaatttaagtTCATGCGGTGAGCTCGGTTATGATTtagattcaaaattaaaaaattcatcaaCTCTCTGTTAATTATTAGCACATGAAGCTTACATGTGAGGCTAAAAAGATAAAGTCAACCTCACATGTTAGCCTCACGTTCTAACGATTAACGGAGAGTTCCAGTTTAGACTCATTTGTGTGGCTCACGTGCTAATAATTAGTAGAGAGTTTGACGGAATTTTCAATTATGGGTCTAAATCCATACAAACTTCAGCAGTCTAAAGTCTGGTAAACAGTAATGCAcattactttctttttttttggtagaaaGTAATGCACATTACTTAGGCAGTGGTTAAAAGCCCTCGTGGTGGTTGCATTGTGGATTTACAAATTTTGATGGATTTAAAGAAACTGTTACAAAGTAGATGAGAAAGAGCCATCAATGGCATCAAAGGTAAGAGTTATTGAAGGTATGCATTCTGATTTTGATGGTAGATGTTGATTAATTATCAACGGTATAtttaaaaatgcaaatttgTCGTTAATACATTATTGATATTAGGATTTACACATAAACTTCGATATTAGAGTGTAAGTCTCAACTTATGTCGATATTAAGGTTAATAACACGAAAAATGTCGAAATATAGTCAATAGACTCAACTTTACTTTTTTAAAAGCGCAATTAACCTTAACGGAAAACTGAGATTGTGATAGTTGTATTATTGGGTTAAATTAATCAAATCAAAGAACCAAACATGGAAATTAGGATCAAAATATccaatacatacatataaaacataaaatgtTGTAGACAAAGGAGGTCGGCTAGATTATCCTAGTCAGAAATCCATGGCACCACCCCATATCCTGCAGCGTGCCAAACATTTTTTTTGGTGGGCCAAAACTGAGATATAATCTCATTTTTCCATTTTTGTAGGAATTTGCAGTACAGAAGTTTGAACAAAAAATGAGTACAGTCCCATGGCATAATGTGGACAAATAAGGGGACCCGAGTCAAGAAGGATTTTTGCTTTTCGTCAGGGGAGGGAGGGGAGGAACTTTATCATACGTATCCTTACCTTTACTTTGTAAAGCGGTTGTTTTCACGACTCAAACTTTTCGATCATAAAGGAACATATTTTCCATTGCGACAAAGCTCGCACTCATAATGTGGACAAATATTTCTGCTAAAACATTAATATGTATTATTAGTCGAAATGTCACAATTGTGATCGGTGTAGGTAAATCATTCCTTTATCTTTTTAGACTATTTTTGAAATTACCAAAAACAATTTCATACAATCAAAAGCGTTTCTTACTAACTCAAAAATACTACTGAATCATAGAAGCGTTTTTTTACGGGATCACCTAATTCAGCACTTTGTAGCAGCAGCATCGGTGCTTTTTTCTGAAGTGGTAGACTGCAAGTTAAGCAAAAGCAGTTGTTTCTGCAGTTCTACAACTTCTCCTTTAGTGAGAATGAAGGCAAGAAggggaaaaataataaaataaaataaaatgatcaTCACCACACACAAGTTTGAAGTTTCCTCCATCTGTTCCAAACCTAACTTCCCAACTATTCAATTTTCTGAATTCGACCGTTGGGTCTGGATGCAGACCAAGCAACTAGAACAAGGTCCCACTAGTACAGTTTGTTGATTAACTGTGGTGATCTAAATCTCAATATTCCTAACTAGAAGATGATCTTAATCAACATCGAAAAATATGGATTAAGGTAGCTTAATCACCTCACTCTTAACGAATTTGAAGTCTAAACAACTTTACTTGTGATGGATAATGATATTTTGAGTACTAAACCAGGAATTTGAGGTAACAAAAAAACTCAACTCACCTGACAATATGGAAATGAGTCTGTAGATGAAACATGATGTGTTACTTGCATTTAAACAAGGCACCTAACATGCATCCCCATCAAAATAACTATACTCCAAGTTTCCAACACTAGCTAGCTTCTCGTTGTTACGCGACGGACCTACATTGGTTTATTTTATTGGTCGGATAGACCAAACGAGTTTTCAAGCGTAAGGTTTTATCATAAAAGATGTTGATCCTATTAGCAATGAATCATCAACATCTACAGCTTGTATCAATCCACGAAACTCCAACACTCTTAAACCATcataagaaaacaaaattacaacGAAAGCCCCCTAGGGCAAATAGAAGACAAGCAATCTCAATGGCAAGCTAACTCAGCTTTCTCCGGAGACGGCAACCACCTAAAAGCACCATAAGCATTTTGACCAACCGTCGCAAGAGTATCAACAACAAAATTCACCTCCCTACAGATATGAGAGAAAGGAATGAATTGAAACTGGCCAGCCACATGGTTGGAGAAAACTAAATGCATTctttaattattttgataatttttaactttttttaattttacacaaATGGTTCCTAAAATTGACTCACACAATTAAGATGATATCtataattgaaaattgatcaatacAGTTCCTGAAAATAagtgttgcaaatcaatgtggtcattttattacaattctgtcaaaaattctgttatgtgctgatgtgacacataaatgggccccataattttttttttaatatatcacaaatggtccttgaaattgacccacaccatcaagatgatccttgaaattgaaaatcgatcaatgtagttGTAGAAATAGGTGTCTCAagtcaatgtggtcattccatcaaaattttgtaaaaaattctATTATATGTTggtgtgacacataaatgggtctcacaagtctaattaaattaaaaatacgTTTAATGATTTAATAATTAAGTAAAAAAGTTATCAACCCAAAACCCCATTCCTGCAATCACCTTCGATCTCACCCCACACTCCTCTACCTCCATCTATAGTAGCCTTCGTCGTCTCTTCTCTGAGAAAAAAATTCTCAAGACACCCATCTTTACTCTCTTCGACACCCTTCACCGAATTAGACTTGGATATATGGCGCCTTTGGTGACAGTATGGATTGACGACGACTTCTGTGACATCACAGTTAAAATTTGGACGATCGACATCCTCACTACCTTTATCTTGGAGAGCTTGTTGGACACTCCTCCAGTGATCTTAGTGACGAGAAGAACATCGAGCTCTGCCTTGAGACAATTTCATTGTGCAAAAAGATGTTTtgacaacttttttaattaattattaaattattaaaaccACATTAGCACATAACCAAATTTTTGATAAAATTGTGACAAAATGACCATATTGATTTGCAACACTtattttcaaggactaaatttattgattttcaatttaatgGATCATCTTGATgatgtgggtcaatttcaagaactatttataataaattataaaaacccGTAAATCTTATAGGACCCATTTATATGTCACATCAATGTATAACATAatatttgacaaaattctgaagGAATGAcgacattgatttgcgacacctatttttagAAACtacattaattgattttcaattttagaaaACATCTTAATAATGTGGGTTAATATCAcgaaccatttgtgataaaatccCTTTATTTTTCATCCATATGCTTCATAGGTTGCAGCAGCCTAATTTTACAGTGTGTCCCTCTCACCCCCTCACCTTTATATCCTTGTGCTTTCTACCATGTGGATGTGGGAGCTTTGCATCACATGCTTCCACCACCTTTACATTACACCATAAGTATTCCCAATCCTTTCTTTTTATCCCAATCTCCCTATTTTTCATCCTCACAAGTCACAACCAATCCTCCTCTGAGTCCTCtcttaatttacaaaatcattAACCCCAATAATTATCCCGGTTTTGGACTATCTTACGCAGTCTAATCAATCACTTCCTAGTCACTAAACAGTGAGATTATGTACATTAGTAGTTGAATTATCGTTTCATACATAGCACAATTATTAGTGTGGCCCTCTTGTCTTCTCAAAGTGAATATCCAAATCCTAATTGTGCTTTGCACTCCCATCATATTTGTCTTGGATAAAACCTGCAATTTCATGCCCTTTAAGttgtaaaaaaagaaaagagaaaaagggcATTTGGGAGTGGAGGAGGAGACAAAGCATGTggagttttgcaaatttttcatcATTAGCTTTCCATCAAAGTTTGGTCTTAGTTAGAATTGGTTAATGGATGACACTATGcatctttttttttgggtgggTTTTGGGGTTGTGGGCAAATCCTCTTCACTGGTATCCATTCACATTAAAACGTTAATGATTGGTAATGcaatttgattacttttttgCTTGGATATGTAAAAATTGCATAGCTAGGATGTGTCAGAATTTAGAAAGATAGATCAGTAATTTATTACTTATATTGATATTATATTTTCATTTGTATTTATTACAAGCACATCACGATAAGGGTaaagattttatcacaaaaagagCTTGGTGCGATTAGAAATAGAACCGCTGAGTACAAGTACATGTCATTCAATCAATTTGTGATTTGAGATCTTCATATTCTTCAACCATAGTTGTGCTCTAACTTACAAGGCAATAGAAATCTAATCTTGTAAAAAgcgaagaaagttgagatttcatcataaaactaattgacaatataagGATTAACTCAATTACCTTATAAACACATGCAAGATCTTTTTTTTGATGTGTAGTTAATACTCTCAACAAAAGATTTGTAGCTCAATAAATTACGAACATTTAAGTGCGGAGTTCGTTTTCCAAGTTCCCAATATCACTAGGAATTGTGGTCCTTTTTCTTGGCATATCTTCATGCCATGGTTTTCCAAAGTCAATTGTTTTCACTGGTGCCATGGGCCAAGGCATGGGGAGAGGAGGCAGAGACAAGTAAAGTTGTATATTTTAGACCCAGAAGAAATCTAGATCAGGCTTTTTATCATCTTAGCTCGGCCTATGCTATTGGGTCAATTAGCTAGGATGCAATTTGATGATTGGTGATGcaatttgattacttttttgCTTGGATATGTAAAAATTGCAGAGCTAGGATGTGTCAGTTTAGAAAGGTAAATCAGTAATTTACTACTAATTATACtaatattataattttcatttgtaTTTTTACAAGAACATCATGACAAGGGTaaagattttatcacaaaaagagCTTGGTGTGTAAGAAATAGAACCGCTAAGTATAATTACATGTCATTATGTCAACTGTGATTTGAGATCTTCGTATTTTTCAACAAGAGTTGTGCTCTGACTTGTAAAGGTAATAGAAATCTAATCTTGTAAAAGACAAAAAATGTTGAAGTTCCACCATAAACTTGATTGACAATTTGAGGATTAGTTCAATTACCTTATAAGtacatacaatttttttttttgatgtatGATTAatacttttaacaaaaaatttatagCTCAATAAATTACGAATATTTAAGTGAAGAGTTCGATTTCCCATTTCCCACTATCACTAAGAATTGTGGTCCTTTTTCTTGCCATATCTTCATGCCATGGTTTTCCAaaaggagtaggattctctccccttccttcccctcctatttgaacgatcgcggttaagttacgttaacatcttatattaatttttaatagaaaaagaaagataaaatagAGAACGTGAGAGAAGGGGATGAAAGGAGATAGAAAGAGAAGGAGAGATAATCCTAATCTTTTCCAAAGTCAATTGTTTTCACTGGTGCAATGGGCCAAGGCAAAAGTTGTACATTTTAGGCCAAGAAGAAATCTAGTTCAGGCTTCTTATCATCTTAGCTCGGCCTATGCTATTGGGCCAATTAGTTTTGGTGCTATGGAGGTCCATCCCTCAGACTGCAAATCCAACTAATCAAGAAAAGACCCTAGTCGATAACAGCCCACGATATTCATTTATCCTGGAGGTATTTTTTACAGCAATTATAGTTACATCGTCACGCGGTATTATTAACCGCCTCAAGACGTAGATAAAGTCGATAAGTGGATCCACGAGCTATGATATAAAGCTGCACTCTCACTTCCAATCACACATCCGCCTAGCATTAGGTTTTAAGGTTTTGTTAGGAATAATAAGTGTTAGTGCAATGTTGGTAGAACAAAACtatgttttgtgggatttgtccACTAAGGTACTGTTTGGTACGCAGAGGGAATGGAGTGGGACAGAATGGGATGGAACGGAAAGAAACGAAATGGAGGTTCCATGCTACATTTGGTGTACGCTTAGGCAGGAATGGAACGAATGATTAAATGACAATCGTAACCTTTACAGATTACCCCTTATCGGTTTCCACTTCTTCCTCCACTCCCTTTCATAACTCTTGTCATTTCACCGTCTTTCCCCGGTACCTTTATGTTCTTCTTGTTTGTTTCCCCATAAAATTTCCTCTCTTTGGCTTTCTCAGAAACTCTTTATCCAATCTAGGTTCCTTCATTTTgctgtttttcttctttgaatATAGAAATCAAATGCAAAGAAAATTGCTATTTGTTGGATTTTTGTCACTCAATTTCCTGGGAAATTTGAAGTGCGATCAAAGAAGCTTGATATCCCATAAAAACAAGAGAACTCAGTTTTTGAGTTTATTTGTTGaggtaaattttgatttttaatgaatattttatgcTAATTGTGCATAAATGGAGAGATATCTggaattttgattaattttgtctaattttcaaagtgaaattaatgaaaaaaaggaGGGGTATTGTTGTTCAaaaagttataattttgtgtttcatGGGCTGGAACAAGTCGTTCCAAGGGGGAGGGTGGCACAAAAAATTGACTAAAATCTGTTCCACGGGATAGCGCGTCCCAAGTAAATTGACTCACCAAACATGGGATCAGTGTGTCCCGTCCCACTGCGTTCCATCttatcccacgtaccaaacggtacctaagaGATGTGACAAGGTACCAATGAGGATTGACTCAATTTATAAGATCCCTGCTTTATGTGTCGCTTCACTAATATTTAAGTCTCGCTACCAGCAGTTCTTGTAGATGCACGATTTATAAATTTCTACGTAAATCTATACTTATGGCAACTTGTAGTTAAAGTGATACATGCCCGCTAAAACaatgatttacaaatttaaatCATGAGATTAGTGGGGCATCGTCAACCTTGaatatattttattctttttctgtCCTTGTACGCGCCAAACGGTCCCTACAAAAATACCAAcaacgaaaaataaaaacacaaaaaatattATCTGGCAACGAATAATCAACTCGGTTGAACGCCGTCCCACGCATTTTCATCTGAATCTGATATAGAAAGAGAAgcggaggaagaggaagaagaaccaCATCCGATCCTCCTCTTCCGTTGCTCCGTCGTCCCAACAGTCACCACCTCCGCCGTCTCACCCGCTCTCAATCATCGTCAGGTACTAGTCTCACTCATCTCCTCACTGTCTCCGTCCATTGATTTATACACAcgcacatatatatgtatagatTACGCGAATGATATTTATATTAATCAGAACACAGCTCACAGTTTTGAGAATTGTTTTGAATTGCGAACCGAAAAGGCCCCGAATTTctggtttatttattttaggaGGCGactttagggttttgtttgctGTTGGATCTCATTGATCACCGTGTTTTCTGGCAATTCCGTGGACGatgataaagaaaatatatttatatgtaaattttattttttgcggAGTTCCGAACTTTCAATTCTGCTAATGCTAGTTTTAGCTCATAAGGAATACTTGAAGGGTTTTAGTTCATAACATTGTAAATTTTTGTTACTGGATTAGTAATTGGTGAATAATCGGTATTTACGTGCAGGGAACTTGGTCTCAATGATGGAAGTGCTTTAGTTTCTAGACAAGTGATGTTTGAGGCCTATTTGTGAATTGAATCGAGATATCGAGTAAAATGTCATCAAGTATTCTGAACATAGTGAATGCTACTGTAGATTGGGTGACGGCGACTTTAGATGCTCCCTCTTCTCGAGCTGTTATTTTCGGATTTCCAATTGGCGGTAGCTTACCGGATCCTTATTACTGCCTCTATTGTTTGTCTCCCTTTTATGGCTATTATTGCTTACTATCGAAAACTAATGTTTGTGTTAACAAAGTTTTGTTTAACCTTTTTATTGCAGGACATTTATTTGTAGAAGTTCTGCTTTTCTTAGTCATCGTTTATTTATTTTCCCAGAACAGTTACAGACCGCCTAGGCGGCCTTTAACAGAGCAGGTTCGTGTTTAGATTGCAACCCTAACCCTTTGTCTCCTTTAATAGGACTCTCTCTGATAGATGATACTATTATTTAGTACTCTTTGAGATAAGATGTCCATCTCTATTGATTAGGTTTATCTAGTCTTAGACTCCTTTTCCATGTATAGTTAATGCCTTACGGAGAGCATCTGAGGCTTAAACCCAAAATCTGTGTTATACAATCTTCTATGTTATATAACAGTAAATGTAACAGTAAACTTCTCTCTGGTTACTCTTTCATGGTAAGTGGAGCCTAACAACTAAACATCCAGTTTGCATGCATGCCTCATTTTTATTTTCCAtcgtttttattttcaaatgatcTGTCACAGTTTCTTAGTACCTTACCTAGTGAGGGAAATTCCAAGGCATTGTTATGACTAGATTGGACTCCCTATTTATATGAAAAATATGCGATTTACAGATTTGACGAGTTTACTCGGTGAATGGAAATGTAATGATACCTCTATGCGTGTATCGTGCTTGTCACATTTTAACTTTCCTTCTAAATGATTTAGTATGATGTGCTTGAGTTGTGATTCGTATCTGAGGTGTGTCCTTATTTCTCAACTAAACTTTGCTGGTGTATCCGATATATGTAGGAAAAAGATGAGCTATGTGAGGAATGGGCTCCTGAACCTCTTATTCCTTCTATCACTGAAGAGAAGCTGTATGAACCCCCAGTGTTGGAAAGGTTCGTGAGATTAATTCTAATCTTGCCATAAATtgataggaaaactaatgaaaagggcttgaaaactttgagttttaatgataaggacaaaataaagggtaaagtgaatagtaccaggattgactttttagtataaaaatatggtttttcgttaaagtgaacagtaccgggtgcttttcgttaaagttcccgaGAGCTAGATGAGTTCCTTTAGTAGTGGTGCATTACAAACTGGTCCTGGCTATCTTCTGTATGTTTAGCCTGGAGTTCAATGATGGTCCCTCTTATGTTTAGTCATATTTCCCTCATTGTGGAAGATTTTGTGTTCGTACAAATATTGTGTAGGAAAAATCATTTTAGTGGATGTTTAATGATTTGTGTATTAAGGTGAAAATTTACCAGTCCCTTCATTGTTCTAAATGAGTATAATCTATTCAGTGCTGCAGGGCCACATACAATAATCAATGGTAAAGAAGTCGTGAACTTTGCTTCAGCAAATTATCTGGGATTGATAGGACATGAGAAGTTACTTGTAAGACGGAGCTTTGCATAGTATCACTGAATACATTTttctatatgtatattttcttcAATGGAGCATTTATAGAAGTGTCATCTCAGGAGTCATGTACCTCTGCATTGGAAAAATATGGTGTTGGTTCATGTGGTCCTCGTGGGTTTTATGGAACAATTGGTATTCTTCACCTACTTGAAATACAGttgatttttcttcttcatacatttaattgatttatttatttcatttcattttgttttgcatcAGATGTCCACCTTGATTGTGAGGCGAGAATAGCAAACTTCTTGGGAACTCCGGACTCAATTCTATATTCTTATGGACTGTCTACCATGTTCAGTGCAATTCCAGCATTTGCCAAGAAGGGGGATATTATTGTTGTGTGAGTAATAGTATGCATAATCTTGATCATCGTAATTATTGCAGTCTTTTCCTCCCTGTGTAGAACTTGTTTCGTTGCAAATGTTTTATACGTTAAGAAAATGCTTGGATCGTTTAACAGTTATCTTTGATTATGATTCAAAATGACAATGAAATGACTTCTGAATTTACTTAAGTGGTAATCATGGAAGTTATGTTTTACTTCTGCCTTTATTTCATTACTTTGGTTCCTTTTTGCTGATGTAAAGCTGTGACAGTATTTCTTTTGTTTGATGTATTTGCATGACATGGAATAAATTTTAGTGAAATTTTATTCCCACTCGGTTTGTGTGACCTTGTTCATATTCATATGCCTGGAGTTCAATACGTTAGCTcttgttttcatatttttcaaataCTATGTATGTTTTCGTTCTATTTTTACACGAGTCTATAATTTTGATCTTGTGCCTTAGTATCGATGGACCTTATGCTGCTAAAAAGATTTCATGAAAATTTCTATTCACACATTCATGTAAGGtggtttctttttcatttttctagagATGAAGGTGTCCATTGGGGAATACAAAATGGTCTTCATCTTTCTAGGAGCACAATCAAGTATTTCAAGCACAATGACATGGAAGATTTAAGGAAAATTCTGAAGGAACTCACTTCAAATAAGAAAAGTGAGCGAGTTAAGAAATTGCGGCGCTACATTGTCGTTGAAGCTGTATACCAGGTATCCCATTCTCTTCCATAATatcaaaatttatttaattatttttttatatgttgTGAGCTCTTTTATGATTCAATCCAGCATCATCCACTTTCACAAAATAGGTTGCTTATACTTCAGCACACACAATTTAACACAGCTAATGGTCTTAGGCAGTGGCAGAGCCAGGAATTTACAGCAATGGGGTCAAAAAATAGCTTTCAAAAATCgatcatactttcatttaaaaataGATTTCAAACTCAAATCCCAAATCCCACATACACCCATAGCTCTCACTCAAACAAAGAACAAGTAGATacgaaaatacataacaaatttCTCTAGCACTAATATGAGTGATTGCTCAAAGGAGAGCAAAAAGTGAAGCAATCTGCTGCTGCCTTCTCTAAATAGTGCCCCATGTTTTTCTCATTCTCTGCGTCTGCTTCTCTCTCAAAATGGTAGACCTGACTGCACTCTTTTTCAAATGgaagagccgaatgctctccctGGTGTGGCTCTCATCTCTCTTCTGCTGCTGCTCaaaaccaaaaggcattacaAATGCCTTAATATATATTGGATGCTGCTCAAACAAAAGGCTCTGCCTTCTCTCCCATTATAAAACCAAAGCCATcagcttttctttttctttatttttcaaaaaaccAAAGCAATGCCTCTTCccattttttctcttctttgcaccaaaagaaaaacagtGGCCCAACAAACTTATTGGGGTCAATGAAAATCCCATTGCACCCACCTTGCCTCCGCTAGTGGTCTTAGGGCCTATGACACCTTCACCCCTTTAATAACGGTGGAAGATGGTTCTTGAAATCAATCCTCCTGGTATGGTTGAATTTTTTCAAGGTTTTACAAAAAGTCTTGGTGTCATGTTACGTTTTGAGGAAAACTTCTATCTCTACATGAAATTCATGAATCACTGGCAAATAGAAAAGCAAACTGTCTGTTCTGCCTTCAACGCTGTCATTAGCATGTTGATTTTATATGACTTTTTTTGCTCCTTATAATAAAATTTGCAGAATTCTGGCCAAATAGCCCCCTTGGACAAGATTGTTGAATTGAAGGAGAAATATAAGTTTCGTGTTTTATTGGATGAGAGTAACTCGTTTGGCGTGCTTGGAAAATCCGGAAGAGGTCTCACTGAATACTGTAGGATTCCGGTATTTTTAGAAACCCTTCTTTTTTTCCAATCTCTCGTAACTATTGAGTATTGATCCATTACCTGTTTGTGATTTCTGGTGGTGTGGTTTTGCAGGTTGAAAAAATAGATATTATTACTGCTGCAATGGGACACGCAttagccacagaaggaggattCTGCACTGGAAGTGCTAGGGTCACTGATCACCAAGTAGGTTACTGAATACATACTACTAACAAGTTATTATATGATGTCTGTGTTGACAGATGGAATTTGTAACAAGAAAATCACTTTCTTATCTTTCTATATTAATAAATTCTTATAACTATTTGCTCACGAACACTTGTATGTACATGCatatattaaacaaaaatattcaAAAGGTATCTAAATGATAAATTTTGGATATGGTATTTGGCAGCGATTGAGCAGCTCTGGTTACGTCTTTTCTGCTTCTTTGCCCCCATATCTTGCGAGTGCTGCCATTACTGCTATTGATATCCTCGAGGAAAACCCTGACCTGATAACGAAGCTGAAGAAAAACATTGCCGAATTATGGAAGGGTATGTTCTTGATCTCCTATTCATGTGCATATATGTCCATGTGTTGTGGTTTACTCATCCCTTGATCAATTTCCTTGGTATCTCCTTTACTTTGACGGAGCACTTACCGCCTGCCTTGCATTGTGATGCTCTTGATTGAGAAATATGATGTGATGTGCAGGATTGTCAGGTATACGGGGCCTCTCATTCGCGAGCAGTCCAGAATCACCAATTGTCTTCCTCAGACTAGAGAAAGCAGACTCTTTGAAGAATGAACTGCAACTTCAGCTCCTTCAAAATATTGCTAACAGTGTAAGTAAATGGTTATCTTAATTACACTTTTCTGAATCAATTTCTGCTACTCTTCTTTCTTAACCATAAGGGTTGCGGTTTTGCAGTTGTTAAAGGAGCATTCCATTTTCGTGGTCACCTCCCAAAAGTCAACACTTGATAAATGCCGTCTTCCATTAGGAATTAGATTGTTCGTCTCCGCTGGGCATACAGAATCCGATCTGCTCAAGGCAGCTGCATCACTGAAAAGCGTTGCAGAATTGGTGCTGAAGGATCATATTTAACTGGTGGATCC includes:
- the LOC103441092 gene encoding long chain base biosynthesis protein 1-like isoform X1 produces the protein MSSSILNIVNATVDWVTATLDAPSSRAVIFGFPIGGHLFVEVLLFLVIVYLFSQNSYRPPRRPLTEQEKDELCEEWAPEPLIPSITEEKLYEPPVLESAAGPHTIINGKEVVNFASANYLGLIGHEKLLESCTSALEKYGVGSCGPRGFYGTIDVHLDCEARIANFLGTPDSILYSYGLSTMFSAIPAFAKKGDIIVVDEGVHWGIQNGLHLSRSTIKYFKHNDMEDLRKILKELTSNKKSERVKKLRRYIVVEAVYQNSGQIAPLDKIVELKEKYKFRVLLDESNSFGVLGKSGRGLTEYCRIPVEKIDIITAAMGHALATEGGFCTGSARVTDHQRLSSSGYVFSASLPPYLASAAITAIDILEENPDLITKLKKNIAELWKGLSGIRGLSFASSPESPIVFLRLEKADSLKNELQLQLLQNIANSLLKEHSIFVVTSQKSTLDKCRLPLGIRLFVSAGHTESDLLKAAASLKSVAELVLKDHI
- the LOC103441092 gene encoding long chain base biosynthesis protein 1-like isoform X2; amino-acid sequence: MSYVRNGLLNLLFLLSLKRSCMNPQCWKGPHTIINGKEVVNFASANYLGLIGHEKLLESCTSALEKYGVGSCGPRGFYGTIDVHLDCEARIANFLGTPDSILYSYGLSTMFSAIPAFAKKGDIIVVDEGVHWGIQNGLHLSRSTIKYFKHNDMEDLRKILKELTSNKKSERVKKLRRYIVVEAVYQNSGQIAPLDKIVELKEKYKFRVLLDESNSFGVLGKSGRGLTEYCRIPVEKIDIITAAMGHALATEGGFCTGSARVTDHQRLSSSGYVFSASLPPYLASAAITAIDILEENPDLITKLKKNIAELWKGLSGIRGLSFASSPESPIVFLRLEKADSLKNELQLQLLQNIANSLLKEHSIFVVTSQKSTLDKCRLPLGIRLFVSAGHTESDLLKAAASLKSVAELVLKDHI